The proteins below are encoded in one region of Corynebacterium felinum:
- a CDS encoding cation:proton antiporter, with protein MFFYFAVVGAALLALSLVGSVIVVARARNEFTRVVVADLIFYSMIGLYLVWSMFNDTQIAYEIVLLAAIAGGVLPTMSMARIVSRGRR; from the coding sequence ATGTTTTTCTACTTCGCTGTTGTCGGCGCTGCACTGTTGGCTTTGTCGCTGGTTGGTTCGGTTATTGTTGTTGCACGTGCGCGTAATGAGTTCACACGTGTGGTTGTTGCCGATCTCATTTTCTACTCAATGATCGGGCTGTATTTGGTGTGGTCTATGTTCAATGACACTCAAATTGCTTACGAAATCGTGTTGCTTGCGGCCATTGCTGGTGGTGTTTTGCCAACTATGTCGATGGCTAGGATCGTGTCGAGGGGGCGTCGTTAA
- a CDS encoding exonuclease domain-containing protein — translation MADPLLRAEPTDEDATVSEELRQQRRAERQRQRELELEQFPFVAASIQATGIHPATSRLITLDLVLVDSDGVAGESFHVVLNPGTDPGPKHLHGLSPQQVAEGKRFQQILKVLGRFIDGRTLICHNSPVVWGFIHAEARRAMAQAARQNRSRNRAKAKRRQRVGHVPRPVGIADTLAGARRMELELSDTRIRTVALAMGLESSDPVASVERALIPEEVTSREETLLVSQMFFAQSAAGCAVIRDPKDLTADVCGLQRSVVRVEAMQAPRVWSNPGVYQPEVGLVQGMELVVAPEIAMDPNVIIAAAMRHGLAYSEKVTRETSIVVCNRLSDLKGKPMHASRKGVPLVSDDEFLKIVSATSPGTPLAEADVKVKRKTVPSASRAKNSHRAVSRSASRSAGKR, via the coding sequence ATGGCTGATCCGCTCCTTCGTGCTGAACCGACTGATGAGGATGCCACCGTTTCGGAGGAGTTGCGCCAGCAGCGTCGTGCGGAACGTCAGCGGCAGCGCGAATTAGAGTTGGAGCAGTTCCCGTTTGTCGCTGCCAGTATTCAGGCAACAGGGATCCATCCCGCAACCTCGCGGCTGATCACACTTGATCTGGTGTTGGTGGATTCCGATGGTGTTGCTGGGGAATCGTTCCATGTTGTGCTTAACCCCGGTACTGATCCGGGGCCGAAGCATTTGCATGGTTTGTCGCCGCAGCAGGTTGCTGAGGGGAAGCGTTTTCAGCAAATTTTGAAAGTGTTGGGGCGGTTTATTGATGGCCGTACTCTGATTTGCCATAATTCGCCTGTGGTGTGGGGGTTCATTCATGCGGAGGCGCGCCGAGCTATGGCGCAGGCGGCGCGTCAGAATCGCAGTAGGAATCGGGCGAAGGCGAAGCGTCGTCAGCGGGTGGGGCATGTGCCTCGTCCGGTGGGTATTGCGGATACGTTGGCGGGTGCGCGACGTATGGAGCTTGAATTGAGCGATACGAGGATTCGTACGGTTGCTCTGGCTATGGGCCTTGAGTCTTCGGATCCTGTCGCGAGTGTTGAGCGTGCGCTTATTCCGGAGGAGGTGACGTCGCGGGAGGAGACTTTGTTGGTTTCGCAGATGTTTTTTGCCCAATCTGCTGCTGGGTGCGCGGTGATCCGGGACCCGAAGGATTTGACCGCTGATGTGTGTGGTTTGCAGCGTTCGGTGGTACGTGTGGAAGCCATGCAGGCACCGCGGGTGTGGTCTAATCCTGGGGTGTATCAGCCTGAGGTTGGGTTGGTTCAGGGCATGGAGTTAGTTGTGGCGCCGGAGATCGCGATGGATCCGAATGTGATTATTGCTGCGGCGATGCGTCATGGTTTGGCTTATTCGGAGAAGGTCACGCGTGAGACCAGCATTGTGGTGTGTAATCGTTTATCTGATTTGAAGGGTAAACCGATGCATGCTTCCCGTAAGGGGGTTCCGTTGGTGTCGGATGATGAGTTTTTGAAGATTGTTTCGGCTACCTCCCCTGGCACTCCACTTGCGGAGGCGGATGTGAAGGTAAAGCGCAAGACTGTGCCGTCGGCGTCGCGAGCGAAGAATTCTCATCGTGCGGTGTCGCGTTCTGCTTCGCGTTCTGCGGGCAAGCGCTAG
- a CDS encoding aspartate-semialdehyde dehydrogenase, which translates to MTTVAVVGATGQVGRVMRAILEQRNFPADKVRFFASARSAGSTLPFKGEDVIVEDLALVTPESLQGIDIALFSAGGSTSREFAPIFAASGATVVDNSSAWRKDPEVPLIVSEANPEAKNDVVKGIIANPNCTTMALMPVMKVLHEAAGLKKMHVSSYQAVSGSGVAGVAVLLDQLKHALADAEKFVHDGQAVQFDDLGPYVAPIAFNALPFAGNLVDDGSEETDEEQKLRNESRKILQIPDLLVSGTCVRVPVLSGHTMTVHAEFDSAITPDQARALLADAPGVELVDVPTPLAAAGKDDCLVGRIRQDQTVEGNKGLVLVVSGDNLRKGAALNAVQIAELLV; encoded by the coding sequence ATGACCACGGTTGCTGTCGTCGGTGCCACTGGCCAAGTTGGCCGCGTGATGCGCGCGATTCTCGAACAACGAAATTTCCCAGCAGACAAGGTTCGTTTCTTTGCTTCTGCGCGATCGGCGGGATCGACTCTTCCTTTCAAGGGTGAGGATGTGATCGTTGAAGATTTGGCACTCGTTACCCCTGAGTCCCTGCAGGGTATCGACATTGCGCTGTTCTCCGCAGGTGGATCGACATCGCGGGAATTTGCACCTATCTTTGCAGCTTCAGGTGCGACAGTTGTGGATAATTCTTCGGCATGGCGCAAGGATCCAGAAGTGCCGCTGATTGTGTCCGAGGCGAACCCTGAGGCGAAAAACGATGTGGTCAAGGGTATCATTGCGAACCCCAACTGCACCACGATGGCACTGATGCCCGTGATGAAGGTTTTGCACGAAGCAGCTGGTTTGAAGAAGATGCATGTCTCTTCGTACCAAGCGGTATCGGGTTCTGGCGTGGCTGGGGTTGCCGTGTTGCTGGATCAGCTCAAGCATGCGCTGGCGGATGCTGAAAAGTTTGTCCACGATGGTCAAGCAGTACAGTTCGATGATCTCGGACCTTATGTTGCACCCATTGCGTTCAATGCGCTGCCATTTGCTGGCAACCTTGTCGATGATGGTTCCGAGGAGACTGACGAGGAGCAGAAACTGCGCAATGAGTCCCGCAAGATTCTGCAGATTCCTGATCTTTTGGTGTCTGGCACCTGCGTGCGTGTCCCCGTGCTCAGCGGGCATACGATGACTGTTCACGCAGAGTTTGATTCTGCGATTACTCCTGATCAGGCGCGTGCTCTTCTTGCGGATGCTCCTGGTGTTGAGCTTGTCGACGTCCCCACGCCGTTGGCTGCTGCTGGCAAGGATGACTGTCTTGTCGGTCGAATCCGCCAAGATCAGACTGTTGAAGGCAATAAGGGCCTGGTGTTGGTAGTTTCCGGCGACAATCTGCGTAAGGGTGCAGCGTTGAATGCAGTGCAGATCGCTGAGCTACTTGTATAG
- a CDS encoding aspartate kinase, whose amino-acid sequence MALIVQKYGGSSLESAERIRRVAERIVATKKQGHDVVVVCSAMGDTTDELLDLAAQVNPVPPAREMDMLLTAGERISNALVAMAIASFGAEAQSFTGSQAGVLTTERHGNARIVDVTPGRVREALDNGKICLVAGFQGVNRETKDVTTLGRGGSDTTAVALAAALGADVCEIYSDVDGVYTADPRIVPNAQKLDHLSFEEMLELAASGSKILVLRSVEYARAFNVPIRVRSSYSNDPGTLVSGSMEEIPVEEAVLVGVATDNSEAKLTVLGIPDAPGEAAKIFRVLADAEINIDMVIQNISSLEDNRTDITFTCPRADGPRAVELLMKLQHDGTCRNVLYDDQIGKVSLVGAGMKSHPGVTATFCEALRDAGVNIELISTSEIRISVLLRETEVAKSVKALHDAFELGGEEEATVYAGTGR is encoded by the coding sequence GTGGCGTTAATCGTACAGAAATATGGTGGTTCCTCACTAGAAAGTGCGGAACGAATTCGCCGAGTCGCTGAACGCATCGTTGCCACCAAGAAGCAGGGCCACGACGTTGTTGTCGTGTGTTCGGCAATGGGTGACACAACCGACGAGCTTCTCGACCTGGCAGCACAGGTAAACCCAGTTCCACCTGCGCGTGAGATGGACATGCTGCTCACCGCCGGTGAGCGAATCTCAAATGCGCTGGTAGCGATGGCAATCGCATCTTTCGGTGCGGAAGCGCAATCGTTCACCGGATCACAGGCGGGCGTGCTCACCACTGAACGGCACGGCAACGCCCGCATTGTCGATGTCACCCCGGGGCGCGTCCGTGAAGCCCTCGATAACGGCAAAATCTGCCTCGTTGCTGGATTCCAAGGTGTCAACCGCGAAACCAAAGACGTCACCACCCTCGGCCGCGGTGGTTCCGACACCACCGCAGTAGCCCTCGCGGCAGCGCTGGGTGCCGACGTGTGTGAGATTTATTCCGACGTCGACGGTGTGTACACCGCCGATCCTCGCATCGTTCCAAATGCTCAGAAACTCGACCACCTTTCCTTCGAGGAGATGTTGGAACTCGCAGCTTCTGGCTCCAAGATTCTGGTGCTGCGCAGCGTCGAATACGCGCGTGCCTTTAATGTTCCAATCAGAGTTCGTTCGTCATACAGCAATGATCCCGGCACCCTCGTGTCCGGCTCAATGGAGGAAATTCCCGTGGAAGAAGCAGTACTGGTGGGTGTAGCCACCGACAATTCCGAAGCCAAGCTTACCGTGCTCGGCATCCCTGACGCCCCCGGTGAAGCGGCAAAGATTTTCCGCGTACTTGCCGACGCCGAAATCAACATTGACATGGTGATCCAGAATATTTCTTCACTTGAAGATAACCGCACCGACATCACCTTCACCTGTCCACGTGCTGACGGCCCACGCGCCGTTGAACTGCTCATGAAGTTGCAGCACGATGGAACCTGCAGGAACGTACTTTACGATGACCAGATTGGCAAGGTTTCACTTGTGGGTGCAGGCATGAAGTCGCACCCAGGCGTGACCGCTACCTTCTGTGAAGCGCTGCGCGACGCAGGCGTGAATATCGAGCTGATTTCCACCTCCGAAATTCGCATTTCTGTGTTGTTGCGCGAAACAGAAGTGGCGAAGTCCGTGAAGGCTCTCCACGATGCTTTCGAGCTGGGTGGCGAAGAAGAGGCCACTGTTTATGCAGGTACTGGCCGTTAA
- a CDS encoding RNA polymerase sigma factor produces MTTSLRDEQVTQLALAAGRGDRAALTEFIRATQTDVWRLLAHLGGADIADDLTQETYLRVISALPRFAARSSARTWLLSLARRVWVDNIRHDMARPRKSAAEVEAVDAPHESSWSEWVDVRMLIDALPAERREALILTQVLGYSYEEAAKIADVRIGTIRSRVARARADIIAASTQSNAASQSETG; encoded by the coding sequence ATGACGACTTCCTTACGCGACGAACAGGTTACTCAGCTTGCTTTAGCTGCAGGCCGCGGTGACCGTGCTGCGCTAACGGAGTTTATTCGCGCCACACAGACTGATGTGTGGCGCCTTCTTGCACACTTGGGTGGCGCTGATATTGCTGATGACTTGACGCAAGAAACGTACTTGCGTGTCATTAGCGCTCTTCCACGTTTCGCGGCGCGTTCGTCCGCCCGAACATGGCTGTTGTCTTTAGCCCGTCGCGTGTGGGTGGATAATATCCGTCACGATATGGCGCGTCCGCGTAAATCTGCTGCAGAAGTTGAGGCTGTTGATGCGCCCCACGAGTCCAGCTGGTCCGAGTGGGTGGATGTGCGCATGCTTATCGACGCCCTGCCGGCGGAACGTCGCGAAGCACTGATTTTGACTCAGGTACTGGGCTATTCTTACGAGGAAGCAGCAAAGATTGCTGACGTGCGTATCGGTACGATTCGTTCCCGTGTTGCGCGCGCCCGCGCCGATATTATTGCAGCATCTACCCAGTCCAACGCGGCCTCGCAGTCGGAAACTGGATAG
- a CDS encoding mannosyltransferase family protein: MAKDYHPLPPFLTTSKGNSAVHTKTHSGDNTTAPPAAGTAPQLAQEIIPALAASTRPPIAAGAHALRLPTWTPTPFGARDWLLALTLSIVTAIARSLGVWVATGFAPNIGRQLRQWDAIHFAEIAKYGYFSTQGYGADNPEIYQTRLAFFPGLPALMRALNELTGINVYAAGEILSLIATFFIAAGAIKLASLLGAPLSGKIGAALLFLCAPMSITFQMAYTEAIFIAISLWAMAMLLEGRWCATALLIFIAGFFRLTTIDLIATFAIIALLYAPHNLRDRRTWLIWGSVIASALPLLGYIWWASSHTRDIGGYFGLQEKGWHSSFDFGAATLRWTVQELISGTQPGYFISIASIIGAVSAVFFSFRRLPWALWLCGATIVANVVLSDGIMHSRPRLLLLGLVLLLPLVIQTPKRLPPITYGLMIGAWSVAGIVTSSYMLVIFDWAI, translated from the coding sequence GTGGCTAAAGACTATCATCCCCTGCCCCCATTCCTCACAACGAGCAAAGGCAACAGCGCAGTGCACACCAAAACCCACTCAGGCGACAACACCACCGCACCACCAGCTGCGGGTACAGCACCCCAGCTTGCCCAAGAAATAATTCCTGCACTTGCTGCCAGCACGCGACCTCCCATCGCAGCAGGAGCTCACGCACTGCGTTTACCAACCTGGACCCCCACCCCATTTGGCGCACGCGACTGGCTTTTAGCCCTCACCTTAAGCATCGTCACCGCAATCGCACGCAGCCTCGGAGTATGGGTCGCAACTGGTTTTGCGCCGAATATCGGTCGCCAACTGCGCCAATGGGACGCCATCCACTTTGCGGAAATCGCTAAATACGGCTACTTCAGCACCCAAGGGTACGGCGCAGACAACCCCGAAATCTACCAGACACGTCTCGCATTCTTTCCTGGACTACCAGCGCTCATGCGAGCACTGAATGAACTTACCGGCATCAACGTTTACGCAGCAGGCGAAATCCTCTCCCTCATCGCCACCTTTTTCATCGCAGCGGGAGCAATCAAACTCGCCTCCCTGCTCGGGGCACCGCTCAGCGGAAAAATAGGCGCAGCCCTCCTCTTCCTCTGCGCCCCAATGTCAATAACTTTTCAGATGGCCTACACCGAAGCCATCTTCATCGCCATAAGCCTGTGGGCTATGGCAATGCTGCTCGAAGGACGCTGGTGTGCCACCGCACTGTTAATCTTTATCGCCGGATTCTTCCGACTCACCACCATCGACCTCATCGCCACCTTCGCCATCATCGCCCTCCTCTACGCCCCGCACAACCTGCGCGACCGACGCACATGGCTCATCTGGGGTTCAGTCATCGCCTCAGCGCTCCCACTCCTCGGCTATATCTGGTGGGCATCAAGCCACACCCGCGACATCGGAGGCTACTTCGGACTCCAAGAAAAAGGCTGGCACTCCAGCTTCGATTTCGGCGCAGCAACACTGCGCTGGACAGTCCAAGAACTCATCAGCGGCACCCAACCGGGATACTTCATCTCCATCGCATCCATTATCGGTGCAGTATCTGCAGTATTCTTTAGCTTCCGACGCCTGCCCTGGGCACTGTGGCTATGTGGCGCAACAATCGTGGCCAACGTTGTGCTTTCCGACGGCATCATGCACTCACGCCCCCGCCTGCTGCTGCTTGGGCTAGTGCTACTTTTGCCACTAGTTATTCAAACCCCCAAACGCCTTCCGCCTATCACCTATGGGCTGATGATCGGTGCGTGGTCAGTAGCAGGAATCGTCACATCCAGCTATATGCTGGTCATTTTCGACTGGGCAATCTAA
- the leuA gene encoding 2-isopropylmalate synthase: MAIHDTFISAPADITTPSGDRNPGQAPWNKQRNSTMPTKRYQPFAQEVEDIQLPDRTWPNKKITTAPQWCAVDLRDGNQALIDPMSPERKRRMFNLLVKMGYKEIEVGFPSASQTDFDFVREIIEQDKIPNDVTIQVLVQAREHLIRRTFEACQGAKNVIVHFYNSTSILQRDVVFRKDKDAIKKLATDAAELIKEIAKDYPETNWRWEYSPESFTGTEVAYAKEVVDAVVEVMDPSPENPIIINLPATVEMITPNVYADSIEWMHRNLNRRDSIILSLHPHNDRGTGVAAAELGYMAGADRIEGCLFGNGERTGNVCLVTLGLNMLTQGVDPQIDFSDIDQIRRTVEYCNQLRVPERHPYGGDLVFTAFSGSHQDAVNKGLDAMASRVKPGATHTDVKFEELRGEKWEVPYLPIDPKDVGRNYEAVIRVNSQSGKGGVAYIMKTDHGLALPRPMQVEFSAVVQAVTDAEGGEVESKAMWDIFAREYLDSTSPIEQVSMRVDAAQTENDEASINATLMFKGEQVTITGHGNGPIAAYANALESLGIDVEVQEYTQHARTAGDDAESAAYILADVNGQQYWGVGIAGSITYASLKAITSAVNRALS; encoded by the coding sequence ATGGCTATTCACGACACTTTCATCTCTGCCCCTGCTGATATCACTACGCCGTCTGGTGACCGCAACCCAGGTCAGGCTCCGTGGAACAAGCAGCGTAATTCCACTATGCCAACCAAGCGCTACCAGCCTTTCGCCCAAGAGGTTGAGGATATTCAGCTGCCTGATCGCACCTGGCCGAACAAGAAGATCACAACTGCACCCCAGTGGTGCGCGGTCGATCTGCGTGACGGAAATCAGGCACTGATTGACCCTATGAGCCCTGAGCGTAAGCGCCGCATGTTTAACCTGCTCGTAAAGATGGGCTATAAGGAAATTGAGGTTGGTTTCCCTTCCGCTTCGCAGACTGATTTCGATTTCGTTCGCGAGATCATCGAGCAGGATAAGATCCCAAACGATGTCACGATCCAGGTTTTGGTTCAGGCACGTGAGCATCTGATTCGTCGCACCTTTGAGGCCTGCCAGGGCGCGAAGAATGTCATTGTTCACTTCTACAATTCCACCTCGATCCTGCAGCGCGATGTGGTGTTCCGCAAGGATAAAGATGCCATCAAGAAGCTGGCTACTGATGCTGCCGAGCTGATCAAGGAGATCGCGAAAGACTATCCAGAAACAAACTGGCGTTGGGAATACTCCCCAGAATCCTTCACCGGCACCGAAGTGGCCTACGCCAAGGAAGTTGTCGATGCCGTGGTTGAGGTCATGGACCCTAGCCCTGAGAATCCCATCATCATCAACCTGCCTGCGACGGTGGAGATGATTACCCCGAATGTGTACGCGGATTCGATTGAGTGGATGCACCGTAATCTGAACCGCCGCGATTCAATCATTTTGTCCCTGCACCCCCACAACGACCGTGGCACTGGCGTGGCCGCTGCTGAGCTGGGTTATATGGCGGGCGCGGACCGCATCGAGGGCTGCCTGTTTGGTAACGGTGAGCGCACCGGTAACGTCTGTTTGGTCACGTTGGGCTTGAATATGTTGACCCAAGGCGTGGATCCGCAGATTGATTTCTCTGATATTGATCAGATTCGTCGCACTGTTGAGTACTGCAACCAGTTGCGCGTTCCTGAGCGTCACCCCTACGGTGGTGATTTGGTCTTCACTGCCTTCTCCGGTTCTCACCAGGATGCTGTGAATAAGGGTCTGGATGCCATGGCTTCGCGTGTGAAGCCCGGCGCGACTCATACTGATGTGAAGTTTGAGGAGCTGCGTGGTGAGAAGTGGGAGGTTCCGTACCTGCCGATTGATCCTAAGGATGTGGGCCGTAACTATGAGGCTGTGATTCGTGTGAATTCGCAGTCGGGTAAGGGCGGTGTTGCTTATATTATGAAGACGGATCACGGGTTGGCGTTGCCGCGTCCGATGCAGGTGGAGTTCTCTGCTGTGGTGCAGGCTGTTACTGATGCTGAGGGTGGTGAGGTTGAGTCGAAGGCAATGTGGGATATCTTTGCTCGCGAGTATTTGGATTCAACTTCCCCGATCGAGCAGGTGTCGATGCGTGTTGATGCTGCCCAGACTGAAAATGATGAGGCTTCGATTAATGCAACGCTGATGTTTAAGGGTGAGCAGGTCACGATTACTGGTCATGGTAACGGTCCGATTGCCGCCTATGCGAATGCGCTGGAGTCGCTGGGTATTGATGTTGAGGTGCAGGAGTACACGCAGCATGCCCGTACCGCTGGTGATGATGCGGAGTCGGCGGCCTATATTTTGGCTGATGTGAATGGTCAGCAGTATTGGGGTGTGGGTATTGCTGGTTCGATTACCTACGCATCGCTCAAGGCGATCACTTCTGCTGTGAACCGTGCGTTGAGCTAG
- a CDS encoding Na+/H+ antiporter subunit G, translated as MIAELIAGTLIVLAGFLMLLTTVLVWRLRHDPLTCANLLGPATGVGLPLIIIAKLVIDFSVHGFSATDLLRGIGAIAGLLVVLAIGAFLLGRSLYNVASEEQSTPQS; from the coding sequence ATGATTGCTGAACTTATTGCCGGAACGTTGATTGTTCTTGCGGGCTTTCTGATGCTGCTCACCACTGTATTGGTGTGGCGTCTGCGCCATGATCCACTCACGTGCGCAAATCTGCTTGGCCCAGCTACTGGTGTGGGCTTGCCGTTGATTATTATCGCCAAATTGGTGATTGATTTTTCTGTCCACGGTTTCTCGGCAACCGATTTGCTGCGCGGTATTGGTGCTATTGCTGGTTTGCTAGTTGTTCTCGCTATCGGCGCATTCTTGCTGGGCCGCAGCTTGTATAACGTTGCGTCTGAGGAGCAGTCCACACCGCAAAGCTAG
- a CDS encoding DMT family transporter: MHNNYLAVLFAILSALVIAWGTVVRHRIAERAPADGTFSGSPLITAIRRPLWWFASSTALLGYGFQVIALSFGSLLIVQPLLVLSLMFTMPMSAYYDKRRLLKDEVLWAFILTISVAVLITLGRPTPGDKLSDAGTWGYAMLIGSVVALAIHGVTRRCAKNIRGLFLGVIVGIIYGFIAVLSKTTVDVYHVAGVKGLVVHWVLWVLIGGSVLGTIVQQYAFNTGALRLSLPAMTTVEPLVAFTLGYLVLGEKFHVHGWNWVIMGVALVSMILATFALSARANH, from the coding sequence ATGCATAACAACTATCTTGCGGTTCTGTTTGCCATCCTGTCTGCGCTTGTCATTGCATGGGGCACGGTTGTGCGGCACCGCATCGCTGAAAGAGCCCCCGCCGATGGCACATTTTCGGGTTCGCCGTTAATTACGGCTATCCGTCGTCCGTTGTGGTGGTTTGCTTCGTCGACCGCTTTGTTGGGTTATGGCTTTCAGGTCATTGCGCTGAGCTTTGGTTCACTGCTGATTGTGCAGCCGTTATTGGTGTTGTCATTGATGTTTACTATGCCGATGTCGGCCTATTACGACAAGCGTAGGCTGTTGAAGGATGAAGTGCTGTGGGCTTTTATTCTGACAATTTCAGTTGCGGTGTTGATTACGCTGGGGCGTCCTACTCCTGGGGATAAGCTTAGCGACGCCGGTACGTGGGGTTATGCAATGCTGATCGGCTCGGTGGTTGCGCTTGCAATCCATGGTGTGACTCGTCGATGCGCCAAAAATATCCGGGGGTTATTTTTAGGTGTGATAGTGGGCATTATTTACGGTTTTATCGCAGTGTTGTCCAAGACCACTGTGGATGTGTACCACGTTGCCGGTGTTAAAGGATTGGTTGTGCATTGGGTGCTGTGGGTGCTTATTGGCGGCAGTGTTTTGGGTACGATTGTCCAGCAGTATGCGTTTAATACTGGTGCGCTGCGCTTGTCGTTGCCTGCTATGACAACGGTGGAGCCGTTGGTTGCTTTTACCTTGGGGTATTTGGTTTTGGGCGAGAAGTTCCATGTGCATGGCTGGAACTGGGTGATCATGGGTGTGGCGTTGGTGTCGATGATTTTGGCGACGTTTGCGCTCTCAGCCCGCGCGAATCATTAG
- a CDS encoding catalase, with amino-acid sequence MNTNDIVTNGMRPELKGQTHQHGGRPVASENISITAGPQGANVLNDIHLIEKLAHFNRERVPERNPHAKGHGAFGELHITNDVSAYTKAKLFQPGTVTPMAVRFSTVAGEQGSPDTWRDVHGFAVRFYTEEGNYDIVGNNTPTFFLRDGMKFPDFIHSQKRMGQTGLRCADAQWDFWTRTPESSHQVTYLMGDRGTPKTSRHQDGFGSHTFQWINEEGTPVWIKYHFKTRQGWDCFTDAEAQEMAGKNADYQREDLFNAIERGDYPIWDVKVQIMPFDEAETYRYNPFDLTKTWSQKDYPLVDVGYFILNKNPQNFFAQIEQMALDPANLVPGVGLSPDRMLMARAFAYADAHRYRIGANYRQLPVNQPVYPVNTYAHQGNMEYQFNPASAPVYTPNRFEKGAGYLDDGVSSSSGVTYGQAQELYVNPDPHGTDLVRAAYVQHSEDGDFVQAGILYREVMDDAEKERLADNITNCMVGVSDEVEQRCYWYWEQVDANLGKRVRELFATKK; translated from the coding sequence ATGAACACCAACGACATCGTCACCAACGGCATGCGCCCAGAGTTGAAGGGTCAAACCCACCAGCATGGTGGACGCCCAGTTGCTTCCGAGAACATTTCCATCACCGCTGGCCCACAGGGTGCAAACGTTCTCAACGACATTCACCTGATCGAAAAGCTTGCTCACTTCAACCGCGAGCGTGTTCCAGAGCGTAACCCACACGCAAAGGGCCACGGCGCATTCGGTGAGCTCCACATCACCAACGATGTTTCTGCTTACACCAAGGCAAAGCTGTTCCAGCCAGGTACCGTCACCCCAATGGCAGTCCGTTTCTCCACTGTTGCAGGTGAGCAGGGCTCCCCAGATACTTGGCGTGACGTTCACGGCTTCGCAGTGCGCTTCTACACCGAAGAGGGCAACTACGACATCGTCGGCAACAACACCCCAACCTTCTTCCTGCGCGACGGCATGAAGTTCCCAGACTTCATCCACTCCCAGAAGCGCATGGGCCAGACCGGCCTGCGCTGCGCGGATGCACAGTGGGATTTCTGGACCCGCACCCCTGAATCCTCCCACCAGGTAACCTACCTGATGGGTGACCGCGGTACCCCTAAGACTTCCCGCCACCAAGACGGCTTCGGTTCCCACACCTTCCAGTGGATCAACGAAGAGGGCACTCCAGTGTGGATCAAGTACCACTTCAAGACCCGCCAGGGCTGGGACTGCTTCACCGACGCTGAAGCTCAGGAAATGGCCGGTAAGAATGCCGACTACCAGCGTGAGGATCTGTTCAACGCCATCGAGCGCGGCGACTACCCAATCTGGGACGTCAAGGTTCAGATCATGCCATTCGATGAGGCTGAAACCTACCGCTACAACCCATTCGACCTGACCAAGACCTGGTCCCAGAAGGACTACCCACTGGTTGATGTCGGATACTTCATTCTGAACAAGAACCCACAGAACTTCTTCGCTCAGATCGAGCAGATGGCACTGGACCCAGCAAACCTCGTGCCAGGTGTGGGCCTGTCCCCAGACCGTATGCTGATGGCTCGTGCATTCGCTTACGCTGATGCTCACCGTTACCGCATCGGTGCAAACTACCGCCAGCTGCCAGTGAACCAGCCAGTGTACCCAGTGAACACCTACGCTCACCAGGGCAACATGGAATACCAGTTCAACCCAGCAAGCGCACCGGTTTACACCCCGAACCGCTTCGAGAAGGGTGCAGGCTACCTCGACGACGGCGTGTCCTCCTCTTCCGGCGTAACTTACGGTCAGGCTCAGGAGCTGTACGTTAACCCTGATCCACACGGCACCGACCTTGTTCGTGCAGCCTACGTCCAGCACTCCGAAGACGGTGACTTCGTCCAGGCAGGTATCCTGTACCGCGAGGTCATGGATGATGCTGAGAAGGAGCGCTTGGCTGACAACATCACCAACTGCATGGTTGGTGTATCCGACGAGGTTGAGCAGCGCTGCTACTGGTACTGGGAGCAGGTAGACGCAAACTTGGGCAAGCGAGTTCGCGAACTGTTCGCAACCAAGAAGTAA
- a CDS encoding monovalent cation/H+ antiporter subunit E, with protein MNAFVYVPWLLWQLLKATWLVVIDTLTGSKKVDPCIVHYPLRVTKDWQITAFASSITITPGTMSMTLIDEDPEQQTGPRHLVVHAVYGSNPREVLKDLAQMEQKMVPSVAHVAHDLESAVVEYPAVVPLKKV; from the coding sequence ATGAATGCGTTCGTGTATGTCCCTTGGCTTTTATGGCAGTTGCTTAAAGCTACGTGGTTGGTTGTGATTGATACGCTCACTGGGAGCAAGAAAGTGGATCCGTGTATCGTGCATTATCCGCTGAGGGTGACGAAGGATTGGCAGATTACTGCTTTTGCTTCATCGATTACGATCACGCCGGGAACTATGAGTATGACCTTGATTGATGAGGATCCGGAACAGCAAACTGGGCCTCGGCATTTGGTGGTTCATGCTGTGTACGGCTCGAATCCGCGTGAGGTTTTGAAAGATTTGGCGCAGATGGAGCAAAAAATGGTTCCATCGGTGGCTCATGTGGCGCATGACTTGGAGTCAGCAGTGGTGGAATATCCTGCTGTTGTTCCGTTGAAGAAGGTGTAG